One Drosophila subobscura isolate 14011-0131.10 chromosome U, UCBerk_Dsub_1.0, whole genome shotgun sequence DNA window includes the following coding sequences:
- the LOC117900353 gene encoding protein shuttle craft-like isoform X2: MSEYWNQTNGTGGGPATSESSMHSSTRASNADGTSAAVAGVAADPNRNTNEGGGNNNYVSFNQFIMQHNLAASTGALPYHLLASNANYTVGGGGGAFGLTPSSSGSTAAGGDVSNSFGNFYSQPAAFPPSYQNGDGVAASSASFDNSHVQRSPFSNLYTPFGNNPFDFSASKLQASAPEFVPNIMKLSLEESSGLTNGNSTANHETAVNEGATHRPDLQGTADHRGSSTGGGPQPRSNHNYALPTERDRDRERDRDRVRNRDRERDRERDRDRDRDFRGGGTHQQRRGDYRHDREERREDRYDRNERKKPQKQQRYDNNRSNKRRDDWNRNRDRINGFPRAVDDLDTSNESAHPSPEKQQLQHQQISPRRAPPPPDSEKLSQREKLIRDIEQRRLECLVCVETIKAHHSTWSCQNCYHVIHLKCTITWASSSKSDVGWRCPACQNVLQDLPREYLCFCGKLKNPTVSRNELAHSCGEVCCRVEGCSHACTLLCHPGPCPPCQANVVRSCGCGRSSQTMQCAMKEELKCGEICDKILNCGEHHCKEECHSGKCAACPEQVEQHCHCGKQDRQVQCTRESLDKRHYSCKESCGQPLPCGNHKCKDSCHAGNCRTCKLSPEQITSCPCGKMPVPAAQRSSCMDAIPTCEGICSRTLRCGKPAHPHQCGSKCHLGQCPPCPKQTAVKCRCGHMDQMIKCRQLSSRADDARCKKRCIKKRSCGKHKCNAECCIDIDHACPLPCNRTLSCGKHKCDQPCHRGNCPPCYRSSFEELYCECGAEVIYPPVPCGTKKPLCKRPCSRQHPCDHTPQHNCHSAATCPPCMMFTTKWCHGNHEQRKTIPCSQESFSCGLSCGKALPCGRHKCIKPCHEGPCQSSPSEICRQSCTKPRTLCGHKCAFACHEGACPETPCKELVEVQCECGNRKLSRSCQELAREHSRIATAQLASSMAEMSRGNYMELSEILAPAKVNKSNRTLDCNEECRVLERNRRLAQALQSRNPDTQQKSLTKYSEFLRGFSKRNQALTKSVYETLTDLVKLAKESKQRSRSHSFPTMNREKRQMVHELCEIFGIESVSYDKEPNRNVVATAHKDRCWLPATSIMEVLARESGQRRVPVPSNNAWGLKK, from the exons ATGTCGGAGTACTGGAACCAGACCAATGGCACAGGCGGAGGACCGGCCACCAGTGAATCCTCAATGCATTCGTCGACGCGTGCCAGCAATGCCGATGGAACCtcagcagctgtggctggggtGGCGGCGGATCCCAACAGAAACACCAACGAgggcggcggcaacaacaactatgTGAGTTTCAATCAGTTCATCATGCAGCACAATCTGGCAGCCAGCACAGGCGCACTGCCTTACCATCTCCTGGCTAGCAACGCGAATTACACCGTCGGTGGGGGCGGAGGCGCCTTCGGACTAACGCCGTCCTCCTCGGGGAGCACCGCCGCCGGTGGCGACGTTTCAAATAGCTTTGGAAAT TTCTACTCGCAGCCGGCGGCATTCCCTCCGTCATATCAAAATGGCGATGGTGTCGCCGCCAGCTCGGCGTCATTCGACAACAGCCACGTGCAGAGGAGCCCGTTCTCCAATCTGTACACGCCTTTTGGCAATAATCCGTTTGATTTTAGCGCTTCTAAGCTGCAGGCATCCGCCCCAGAGTTTGTGCCCAACATAATGAAGCTCAGCCTCGAGGAGTCCTCTGGCCTGACGAACGGCAATAGCACTGCCAACCATGAAACTGCCGTGAACGAGGGCGCAACACATCGTCCAGATCTACAGGGAACCGCCGACCATCGCGGCAGCTCCACAGGCGGCGGACCACAGCCAAGATCTAATCACAATTATGCCTTGCCCACCGAACGGGATCGTGACAGAGAGCGGGATCGCGACAGAGTGCGGAACCGTGACAGAGAGCGGGACCGTGagcgggatcgggatcgggataGAGACTTTCGGGGTGGCGGCACACATCAGCAGCGTCGCGGTGACTATCGCCATGATCGCGAAGAGCGTCGCGAGGATCGATACGACCGCAACGAACGCAAGaagccacagaagcagcagcgttATGACAATAATCGCAGCAACAAGAGACGCGACGACTGGAACAGGAATCGGGATCGCATCAACGGATTTCCGAGAGCCGTCGATGACCTGGACACGAGCAATGAAAGCGCCCATCCCTCGcccgagaagcagcagctgcagcatcaacAGATCTCGCCACGCCGTGCCCCGCCGCCTCCAGATAGCGAGAAGCTCTCGCAGCGGGAGAAACTGATCCGCGACATCGAACAGAGGCGATTGGAGTGCCTCGTCTGTGTGGAGACTATCAAGGCGCACCATTCGACGTGGTCCTGCCAGAACTGCTACCACGTGATCCATCTCAAGTGCACCATCACCTGGGCGAGTAGCTCCAAGTCGGATGTAGGCTGGCGCTGTCCGGCATGCCAGAATGTGCTGCAAGATTTGCCCCGGGAGTATCTGTGCTTTTGCGGCAAGCTCAAGAATCCGACAGTGTCCCGCAACGAGCTGGCCCACAGCTGCGGAGAGGTCTGCTGCCGTGTCGAGGGATGTAGCCATGCGTGCACACTGCTGTGCCATCCCGGACCCTGTCCGCCGTGCCAGGCGAATGTCGTGaggagctgcggctgcggcagaaGCTCCCAGACGATGCAGTGCGCCATGAAGGAGGAGCTCAAGTGCGGGGAGATCTGCGACAAGATATTAAACTGCGGCGAGCATCATTGCAAGGAGGAGTGCCACTCGGGAAAGTGTGCCGCCTGCCCGGAGCAAGTGGAgcagcactgccactgcggcaAGCAGGATCGTCAGGTTCAGTGCACGCGCGAGAGCCTAGACAAGCGCCACTACTCGTGCAAGGAGAGCTGCGGCCAGCCGCTGCCTTGTGGCAATCACAAGTGCAAGGATTCCTGTCACGCCGGAAACTGCAG AACCTGCAAACTGAGTCCCGAGCAGATAACTAGCTGTCCGTGCGGCAAGATGCCTGTGCCGGCAGCCCAGCGCTCGAGCTGCATGGATGCTATACCAACGTGTGAGGGTATCTGCTCGCGGACGCTGCGCTGCGGCAAGCCAGCACATCCGCATCAGTGTGGCAGCAAATGCCACCTGGGGCAGTGTCCTCCGTGTCCCAAGCAGACGGCTGTAAAGTGCCGATGCGGCCACATGGACCAGATGATCAAGTGCCGCCAGCTGTCCAGCCGAGCCGACGACGCGCGCTGCAAGAAGCGCTGCATCAAGAAGCGGAGCTGTGGCAAGCACAAGTGCAATGCCGAGTGCTGCATCGACATTGATCACGCCTGTCCGCTGCCGTGCAACCGCACGTTGAGCTGTGGCAAACACAAGTGTGACCAGCCCTGTCATCGCGGCAATTGTCCGCCTTGCTACCGTAGCAGCTTCGAGGAGCTCTACTGCGAGTGCGGAGCCGAGGTTATCTATCCGCCAGTGCCGTGTGGTACCAAGAAACCGCTTTGCAAGCGTCCGTGCTCGCGCCAGCATCCATGCGACCATACACCGCAGCACAATTGCCATTCGGCGGCCACCTGCCCGCCCTGTATGatgtttaccacaaagtggtGCCACGGAAACCACGAGCAACGCAAAACCATTCCCTGCTCCCAGGAGAGCTTCAGCTGCGGGCTGTCCTGCGGCAAGGCGCTACCCTGTGGCCGTCACAAGTGCATCAAACCCTGCCACGAGGGCCCCTGTCAATCATCTCCAAGCGAGATTTGCCGCCAGAGCTGCACCAAGCCGCGCACGCTCTGCGGCCACAAGTGTGCGTTTGCCTGCCACGAAGGCGCCTGCCCGGAGACACCATGCAAGGAGCTGGTGGAGGTGCAGTGCGAGTGCGGCAACCGGAAGCTGAGTCGCAGCTGCCAGGAACTGGCTCGCGAGCACAGCCGCATTGCCACCGCCCAACTGGCCTCCTCTATGGCCGAGATGTCCCGCGGCAACTACATGGAACTCAGCGAGATACTGGCACCGGCTAAAGTCAACAAGTCGAACAGAAC TCTGGACTGCAACGAAGAGTGTCGTGTGTTGGAGCGGAATCGCCGTTTGGCGCAGGCACTGCAGTCGCGCAATCCGGATACGCAGCAGAAATCTCTGACCAAGTACTCGGAGTTCTTGCGGGGATTTTCCAAGCGAAATCAGGCACTGACCAAGAGCGTGTACGAGACGTTGACAGATCTGGTGAAGCTGGCCAAGGAGAGCAAGCAGCGGTCGCGCAGTCACTCCTTTCCAACGATGAACAGGGAGAAGAGGCAGATGGTGCACGAGCTGTGCGAGATATTCGGCATTGAGTCGGTGTCGTATGACAAGGAACCCAATCGGAATGTGGTGGCCACGGCACACAAGGATAGG tgctggctgcctgccacaagcATTATGGAGGTGTTGGCCCGTGAGTCCGGACAACGACGCGTTCCAGTGCCCAGCAATAATGCTTGGGGTCTGAAAAAGTAG
- the LOC117900353 gene encoding protein shuttle craft-like isoform X3, giving the protein MSEYWNQTNGTGGGPATSESSMHSSTRASNADGTSAAVAGVAADPNRNTNEGGGNNNYFYSQPAAFPPSYQNGDGVAASSASFDNSHVQRSPFSNLYTPFGNNPFDFSASKLQASAPEFVPNIMKLSLEESSGLTNGNSTANHETAVNEGATHRPDLQGTADHRGSSTGGGPQPRSNHNYALPTERDRDRERDRDRVRNRDRERDRERDRDRDRDFRGGGTHQQRRGDYRHDREERREDRYDRNERKKPQKQQRYDNNRSNKRRDDWNRNRDRINGFPRAVDDLDTSNESAHPSPEKQQLQHQQISPRRAPPPPDSEKLSQREKLIRDIEQRRLECLVCVETIKAHHSTWSCQNCYHVIHLKCTITWASSSKSDVGWRCPACQNVLQDLPREYLCFCGKLKNPTVSRNELAHSCGEVCCRVEGCSHACTLLCHPGPCPPCQANVVRSCGCGRSSQTMQCAMKEELKCGEICDKILNCGEHHCKEECHSGKCAACPEQVEQHCHCGKQDRQVQCTRESLDKRHYSCKESCGQPLPCGNHKCKDSCHAGNCRTCKLSPEQITSCPCGKMPVPAAQRSSCMDAIPTCEGICSRTLRCGKPAHPHQCGSKCHLGQCPPCPKQTAVKCRCGHMDQMIKCRQLSSRADDARCKKRCIKKRSCGKHKCNAECCIDIDHACPLPCNRTLSCGKHKCDQPCHRGNCPPCYRSSFEELYCECGAEVIYPPVPCGTKKPLCKRPCSRQHPCDHTPQHNCHSAATCPPCMMFTTKWCHGNHEQRKTIPCSQESFSCGLSCGKALPCGRHKCIKPCHEGPCQSSPSEICRQSCTKPRTLCGHKCAFACHEGACPETPCKELVEVQCECGNRKLSRSCQELAREHSRIATAQLASSMAEMSRGNYMELSEILAPAKVNKSNRTLDCNEECRVLERNRRLAQALQSRNPDTQQKSLTKYSEFLRGFSKRNQALTKSVYETLTDLVKLAKESKQRSRSHSFPTMNREKRQMVHELCEIFGIESVSYDKEPNRNVVATAHKDRCWLPATSIMEVLARESGQRRVPVPSNNAWGLKK; this is encoded by the exons ATGTCGGAGTACTGGAACCAGACCAATGGCACAGGCGGAGGACCGGCCACCAGTGAATCCTCAATGCATTCGTCGACGCGTGCCAGCAATGCCGATGGAACCtcagcagctgtggctggggtGGCGGCGGATCCCAACAGAAACACCAACGAgggcggcggcaacaacaactat TTCTACTCGCAGCCGGCGGCATTCCCTCCGTCATATCAAAATGGCGATGGTGTCGCCGCCAGCTCGGCGTCATTCGACAACAGCCACGTGCAGAGGAGCCCGTTCTCCAATCTGTACACGCCTTTTGGCAATAATCCGTTTGATTTTAGCGCTTCTAAGCTGCAGGCATCCGCCCCAGAGTTTGTGCCCAACATAATGAAGCTCAGCCTCGAGGAGTCCTCTGGCCTGACGAACGGCAATAGCACTGCCAACCATGAAACTGCCGTGAACGAGGGCGCAACACATCGTCCAGATCTACAGGGAACCGCCGACCATCGCGGCAGCTCCACAGGCGGCGGACCACAGCCAAGATCTAATCACAATTATGCCTTGCCCACCGAACGGGATCGTGACAGAGAGCGGGATCGCGACAGAGTGCGGAACCGTGACAGAGAGCGGGACCGTGagcgggatcgggatcgggataGAGACTTTCGGGGTGGCGGCACACATCAGCAGCGTCGCGGTGACTATCGCCATGATCGCGAAGAGCGTCGCGAGGATCGATACGACCGCAACGAACGCAAGaagccacagaagcagcagcgttATGACAATAATCGCAGCAACAAGAGACGCGACGACTGGAACAGGAATCGGGATCGCATCAACGGATTTCCGAGAGCCGTCGATGACCTGGACACGAGCAATGAAAGCGCCCATCCCTCGcccgagaagcagcagctgcagcatcaacAGATCTCGCCACGCCGTGCCCCGCCGCCTCCAGATAGCGAGAAGCTCTCGCAGCGGGAGAAACTGATCCGCGACATCGAACAGAGGCGATTGGAGTGCCTCGTCTGTGTGGAGACTATCAAGGCGCACCATTCGACGTGGTCCTGCCAGAACTGCTACCACGTGATCCATCTCAAGTGCACCATCACCTGGGCGAGTAGCTCCAAGTCGGATGTAGGCTGGCGCTGTCCGGCATGCCAGAATGTGCTGCAAGATTTGCCCCGGGAGTATCTGTGCTTTTGCGGCAAGCTCAAGAATCCGACAGTGTCCCGCAACGAGCTGGCCCACAGCTGCGGAGAGGTCTGCTGCCGTGTCGAGGGATGTAGCCATGCGTGCACACTGCTGTGCCATCCCGGACCCTGTCCGCCGTGCCAGGCGAATGTCGTGaggagctgcggctgcggcagaaGCTCCCAGACGATGCAGTGCGCCATGAAGGAGGAGCTCAAGTGCGGGGAGATCTGCGACAAGATATTAAACTGCGGCGAGCATCATTGCAAGGAGGAGTGCCACTCGGGAAAGTGTGCCGCCTGCCCGGAGCAAGTGGAgcagcactgccactgcggcaAGCAGGATCGTCAGGTTCAGTGCACGCGCGAGAGCCTAGACAAGCGCCACTACTCGTGCAAGGAGAGCTGCGGCCAGCCGCTGCCTTGTGGCAATCACAAGTGCAAGGATTCCTGTCACGCCGGAAACTGCAG AACCTGCAAACTGAGTCCCGAGCAGATAACTAGCTGTCCGTGCGGCAAGATGCCTGTGCCGGCAGCCCAGCGCTCGAGCTGCATGGATGCTATACCAACGTGTGAGGGTATCTGCTCGCGGACGCTGCGCTGCGGCAAGCCAGCACATCCGCATCAGTGTGGCAGCAAATGCCACCTGGGGCAGTGTCCTCCGTGTCCCAAGCAGACGGCTGTAAAGTGCCGATGCGGCCACATGGACCAGATGATCAAGTGCCGCCAGCTGTCCAGCCGAGCCGACGACGCGCGCTGCAAGAAGCGCTGCATCAAGAAGCGGAGCTGTGGCAAGCACAAGTGCAATGCCGAGTGCTGCATCGACATTGATCACGCCTGTCCGCTGCCGTGCAACCGCACGTTGAGCTGTGGCAAACACAAGTGTGACCAGCCCTGTCATCGCGGCAATTGTCCGCCTTGCTACCGTAGCAGCTTCGAGGAGCTCTACTGCGAGTGCGGAGCCGAGGTTATCTATCCGCCAGTGCCGTGTGGTACCAAGAAACCGCTTTGCAAGCGTCCGTGCTCGCGCCAGCATCCATGCGACCATACACCGCAGCACAATTGCCATTCGGCGGCCACCTGCCCGCCCTGTATGatgtttaccacaaagtggtGCCACGGAAACCACGAGCAACGCAAAACCATTCCCTGCTCCCAGGAGAGCTTCAGCTGCGGGCTGTCCTGCGGCAAGGCGCTACCCTGTGGCCGTCACAAGTGCATCAAACCCTGCCACGAGGGCCCCTGTCAATCATCTCCAAGCGAGATTTGCCGCCAGAGCTGCACCAAGCCGCGCACGCTCTGCGGCCACAAGTGTGCGTTTGCCTGCCACGAAGGCGCCTGCCCGGAGACACCATGCAAGGAGCTGGTGGAGGTGCAGTGCGAGTGCGGCAACCGGAAGCTGAGTCGCAGCTGCCAGGAACTGGCTCGCGAGCACAGCCGCATTGCCACCGCCCAACTGGCCTCCTCTATGGCCGAGATGTCCCGCGGCAACTACATGGAACTCAGCGAGATACTGGCACCGGCTAAAGTCAACAAGTCGAACAGAAC TCTGGACTGCAACGAAGAGTGTCGTGTGTTGGAGCGGAATCGCCGTTTGGCGCAGGCACTGCAGTCGCGCAATCCGGATACGCAGCAGAAATCTCTGACCAAGTACTCGGAGTTCTTGCGGGGATTTTCCAAGCGAAATCAGGCACTGACCAAGAGCGTGTACGAGACGTTGACAGATCTGGTGAAGCTGGCCAAGGAGAGCAAGCAGCGGTCGCGCAGTCACTCCTTTCCAACGATGAACAGGGAGAAGAGGCAGATGGTGCACGAGCTGTGCGAGATATTCGGCATTGAGTCGGTGTCGTATGACAAGGAACCCAATCGGAATGTGGTGGCCACGGCACACAAGGATAGG tgctggctgcctgccacaagcATTATGGAGGTGTTGGCCCGTGAGTCCGGACAACGACGCGTTCCAGTGCCCAGCAATAATGCTTGGGGTCTGAAAAAGTAG